A region of Clarias gariepinus isolate MV-2021 ecotype Netherlands chromosome 25, CGAR_prim_01v2, whole genome shotgun sequence DNA encodes the following proteins:
- the sema4e gene encoding semaphorin-4E encodes MLFLLILFLGGPAVLTSGRVWPLYGTPRKTVTLSSYGGHVFQEEGVWNYSTMLLREDMDVLILGARETIFALDLNNITNKKAMVKWEVIPDTQEICSLKGKTKETECQNYIRILHKMSDGRMYVCGTNAFNPTCDYMSYTHGNLSLESKHLEGKGKCPFDPFQRSTSEFVDGELYSATTLNFLGSEPVMMRSLNDSIRTEFSRSWLSEPSFIGMKHVAEGQKNPEGDDDKIYLFFSEAGLEYDSYKKMDVSRVARVCKGDLGGQRTLQKKWTSFLKARLDCPVSQTKLPFLIQDVFLYCPGDWSTCVFYGVFTPQTDMLQYSAVCTYRIQDIRDVFSKSKFKAMDSSSSRWVTYNGDVPEPRPGACINNNARQKKFFKSLDLPDKTLQFVKDKLLMDQAVEPSSKEPLLVKKGAAFTSIVVASTTALDGSIHQVMFIGTASGSVLKAVNYDEETVITEEVQLFAHSVPVKILRLSTTMGQLYAGSDVAAVQMPLSSCDHYTSCMDCVLARDPFCGWDLISNSCVAINSIQPDTHSEVVQSLRDGKASRCPAVESSTTIKFFYPGNMVSLLCEPGSNLAQVQWHVNGHPVENSNVYQIQHNTLLILKASDSDTGHYNCTSVETIKGVDYMTQSATYELRLGDFMTDPSVQPLVQEHQNTLLALKVLVIILTLMLLALVAWNFYKGYFAIPKCFNSDEESQQKTSGCQKPLQTGGRNSAASKACSSNSNNNHNRLSGNQHNGDQVF; translated from the exons ATGTTGTTCCTGCTCatcctttttttggggggtccAGCTGTATTGACTTCTGGCCGGGTTTGGCCTTTGTACGGCACACCACGGAAAACAGTTACACTGAGCA GTTACGGAGGACATGTTTTTCAAGAGGAGGGTGTGTGGAACTACTCCACCATGCTCCTGAGGGAAGACATGGATGTGCTCATCCTGGGGGCTCGAGAGACCATTTTTGCCCTGGACCTCAATAACATCACCAACAAGAAGGCTATG GTAAAGTGGGAGGTGATTCCAGACACACAGGAAATCTGTTCACTAAAAGGAAAAACGAAAGAG ACCGAGTGTCAGAACTACATCCGGATCCTTCATAAAATGTCGGATGGCAGGATGTATGTATGTGGTACCAATGCTTTCAATCCCACATGTGATTATATG TCTTATACACACGGCAACCTGAGTCTGGAAAGTAAACACCTTGAGGGGAAAGGAAAGTGTCCATTTGATCCTTTCCAGAGATCCACCTCTGAATTTGTTG ATGGAGAGTTGTACTCTGCTACAACTCTGAACTTCCTGGGCTCAGAACCAGTTATGATGCGAAGTTTAAATGACAGTATACGGACTGAATTCAGCAGATCCTGGCTCAGTG AGCCCAGTTTTATTGGCATGAAGCATGTGGCTGAGGGACAGAAAAACCCAGAGGGAGATGATGACAAGATTTACCTCTTCTTTAGTGAAGCAGGGCTGGAGTACGATTCCTACAAAAAAATGGATGTGTCAAGGGTGGCCCGAGTCTGTAAG GGCGATCTGGGGGGACAGCGAACATTGCAGAAGAAGTGGACATCATTTCTAAAAGCTCGCCTGGACTGTCCTGTTTCTCAAACCAAACTGCCTTTTCTCATACAGGATGTGTTCCTCTACTGTCCAGGCGACTGGAGCACCTGTGTGTTCTATGGAGTCTTTACCCCTCAGAC GGACATGTTGCAGTACTCTGCAGTGTGCACCTACAGGATACAAGACATCAGGGACGTGTTCTCTAAAAGCAAGTTTAAAGCCATGGACAGTAGCAGTTCACGATGGGTGACATACAACGGAGACGTGCCTGAACCCCGGCCTGGAGCT TGTATTAACAATAACGCAAGGCAGAAAAAGTTTTTCAAGTCCTTGGACCTGCCTGATAAAACCCTCCAGTTTGTCAAAGACAAGCTTCTAATGGATCAGGCAGTTGAGCCGTCTTCTAAGGAACCTCTACTGGTGAAGAAAGGAGCTGCGTTTACGTCGATAGTGGTGGCCAGCACTACTGCTTTGGATGGGAGCATCCACCAGGTCATGTTTATTGGCACAG CAAGTGGTTCAGTGCTGAAAGCAGTCAACTATGACGAAGAGACTGTGATTACTGAGGAGGTGCAGCTCTTTGCCCATTCTGTACCAGTGAAGATACTGCGCCTCTCCACAACCATG GGGCAGCTGTACGCAGGCTCAGATGTGGCAGCCGTGCAGATGCCACTTAGTTCATGTGACCATTACACTTCCTGTATGGACTGTGTTCTGGCCAGAGACCCCTTCTGCGGCTGGGACCTCATCTCTAACAGCTGTGTTGCTATAAACAGCATTCAGCCAGATACACACAG TGAGGTGGTTCAGAGTCTAAGAGATGGAAAGGCTTCGCGTTGTCCTGCAGTTG aGAGCAGTACAACCATTAAGTTCTTCTACCCGGGTAACATGGTCAGCCTACTGTGTGAACCAGGATCAAACCTGGCTCAAGTGCAATGGCATGTAAATGGTCACCCAGTTGAAAACTCCAATGTATACCAGATTCAGCACAACACCCTGCTCATCCTCAAGGCCTCAGACAGTGATACCGGCCACTACAATTGCACCTCTGTAGAGACCATCAAGGGAGTAGATTATATGACTCAATCTGCTACTTATGAGCTGAGGCTTGGGGACTTCATGACAGATCCTTCGGTCCAGCCGCTGGTGCAGGAACACCAGAACACCCTCTTGGCTCTCAAAGTTCTGGTCATTATTTTAACACTGATGTTATTGGCACTTGTAGCATGGAATTTCTACAAGGGGTATTTTGCCATCCCAAAATGCTTCAATAGTGATGAAGAAAGTCAACAGAAAACGTCTGGCTGTCAGAAGCCACTGCAAACAGGAGGCAGAAATAGTGCAGCATCAAAAGCGTGCAGCagcaacagtaataataatcacaacAGACTGAGTGGAAACCAGCATAATGGAGACCAAGTGTTTTAG